In Actinobacillus indolicus, a single genomic region encodes these proteins:
- the fucO gene encoding lactaldehyde reductase → MANRLILNETSYHGKGAIQHIVHEVKSRSFTKALIVTDKDLVRYQVVAKVTNLLDEAGLPYEIFDEVKANPAVCVIKKGVEKFKASGADYMIAIGGGSPIDSAKGIGIIINNPEFSDVLSLEGVAPTHQKCVPIIAVPTTAGTAAEVTINYVITDEEKKRKFVCVDVHDVPAVAVVDPDMMSSMPKGLTAATGMDALTHAIEGYITKAAWELTDALHLKAIEIIARSLRGAVENDPAGREGMALGQYIAGMGFSNVGLGVVHSMAHPLSAYYDTPHGIANAVLLPYVMEFNKEYTGEKYREIARAMGVKGVDNMTQEEYRNAAIQAVQQLSTDVGIPPKLSQIGVKEEDLPALSIDALNDVCTGGNPRDCTAEELLEVYKIAF, encoded by the coding sequence ATGGCAAATCGTCTTATCCTTAACGAAACCAGCTATCACGGCAAAGGTGCAATTCAACACATTGTTCACGAAGTAAAAAGCCGTAGTTTCACTAAAGCCTTAATCGTCACCGACAAAGATCTTGTGCGTTATCAAGTTGTTGCAAAAGTGACTAACTTACTTGACGAAGCAGGCTTACCTTATGAAATTTTTGATGAAGTTAAAGCAAACCCAGCTGTTTGTGTCATCAAAAAAGGGGTAGAAAAATTCAAAGCTTCTGGTGCTGACTATATGATTGCAATCGGTGGTGGTTCACCTATCGACAGTGCAAAAGGTATTGGCATCATCATCAACAACCCAGAATTTAGCGATGTCCTTTCCCTTGAAGGCGTTGCACCAACCCACCAAAAATGTGTTCCTATTATTGCTGTACCAACCACAGCAGGTACAGCGGCAGAAGTGACAATCAACTATGTTATTACCGACGAAGAGAAAAAACGTAAATTCGTCTGTGTTGATGTTCACGATGTGCCAGCTGTTGCTGTTGTCGATCCCGATATGATGTCCTCCATGCCAAAAGGCTTAACTGCTGCAACAGGTATGGATGCATTAACCCACGCTATCGAAGGCTACATTACTAAAGCGGCTTGGGAATTAACCGACGCCCTTCACTTAAAAGCGATTGAAATTATCGCTCGTTCATTACGTGGTGCGGTAGAAAACGATCCTGCAGGTCGTGAAGGAATGGCATTAGGTCAATACATTGCAGGTATGGGTTTCTCTAACGTTGGTTTAGGTGTTGTTCACAGTATGGCTCACCCACTTTCAGCTTACTACGACACTCCACACGGTATCGCCAACGCCGTATTACTGCCTTATGTGATGGAATTTAACAAAGAGTACACAGGTGAAAAATACCGTGAAATCGCACGAGCAATGGGTGTGAAAGGTGTTGATAACATGACCCAAGAAGAGTATCGCAACGCTGCAATCCAAGCGGTACAACAACTTTCTACTGATGTTGGTATTCCTCCAAAACTTTCCCAAATCGGCGTGAAAGAAGAAGATTTACCAGCTCTC